A window of the Dyadobacter pollutisoli genome harbors these coding sequences:
- a CDS encoding lipocalin-like domain-containing protein produces the protein MSDKSHKISPLEGIWSLVAVENTNPDGTKTFPYGQNPVGMLVLADRNYAIQILKAVRPKVAANDKNKATPEENAALVQGNNSHFGTYSLNESKQAITFHVDHAFYPNWEGTIQERTYTLSDNRLSYVVTNTTNGGAVTAVVVWEKKKP, from the coding sequence GTGTCCGACAAATCGCACAAAATCAGCCCATTGGAAGGAATCTGGTCGTTGGTAGCCGTAGAAAACACTAATCCTGACGGTACCAAAACATTCCCGTATGGGCAAAACCCCGTCGGTATGCTGGTACTGGCTGACCGGAATTATGCCATTCAGATTTTGAAGGCTGTCCGCCCGAAAGTGGCTGCTAATGATAAAAACAAAGCAACACCGGAGGAAAACGCTGCGCTCGTTCAAGGGAACAACTCTCATTTTGGAACTTACTCCCTGAATGAGTCAAAGCAAGCCATCACGTTTCATGTTGATCATGCTTTTTATCCAAATTGGGAAGGTACAATTCAAGAACGAACTTACACGCTTTCAGACAACCGGCTTTCTTATGTCGTCACGAATACGACCAATGGAGGGGCCGTGACGGCGGTAGTTGTCTGGGAAAAGAAAAAACCTTAG
- the ilvC gene encoding ketol-acid reductoisomerase has product MAKLNFGGVEEEVVTREEFPLEKAREVLSNETIAVIGYGVQGPGQSLNMRDNGFNVIVGQRKGGKSWDKAVADGWVPGETLFELEEALAKGTIICYLLSDAAQIELWPTVKANLTPGKSLYFSHGFGVTYKDQTGIIPPADVDVYLVAPKGSGTSLRRLFVEGKGLNSSFAVFQDATGKAREKCIAMGIGVGSGYLFETDFYREVTSDLTGERGTLMGAIQGIFAAQYEVLRSNGHTPSEAFNETVEELTQSLMPLVAENGMDWMYANCSTTAQRGALDWWKPFRDATKPVFEQLYNSVKSGEQATISITRNSQPDYRVKLEVELAELRDSEMWQAGSTVRGLRPERS; this is encoded by the coding sequence ATGGCAAAATTAAATTTCGGCGGGGTCGAAGAAGAAGTAGTAACCCGTGAAGAATTTCCTCTTGAAAAGGCACGTGAAGTACTTTCTAATGAAACCATAGCTGTAATTGGTTACGGCGTACAAGGCCCAGGCCAAAGCTTGAACATGCGCGACAACGGTTTTAATGTAATCGTTGGTCAACGCAAAGGTGGTAAGTCATGGGACAAAGCCGTTGCTGACGGTTGGGTACCAGGCGAAACACTTTTCGAACTGGAAGAAGCATTGGCAAAAGGAACGATCATTTGCTACCTGCTTTCTGACGCTGCTCAGATTGAATTGTGGCCGACTGTAAAAGCGAACCTTACTCCCGGAAAATCATTGTATTTCTCACATGGTTTCGGTGTAACTTATAAAGATCAGACTGGTATCATTCCTCCTGCGGACGTGGATGTGTACCTGGTTGCTCCAAAAGGTTCAGGAACATCACTTCGCCGCTTGTTCGTTGAAGGAAAAGGTTTGAACTCTTCTTTCGCTGTTTTCCAGGATGCAACTGGCAAAGCACGTGAAAAATGTATTGCTATGGGTATCGGTGTTGGTTCAGGATATTTGTTCGAAACAGATTTCTACCGTGAAGTAACGTCTGACCTTACCGGCGAGCGCGGAACTTTGATGGGTGCTATCCAGGGAATCTTTGCTGCTCAGTATGAAGTACTTCGTTCAAACGGACACACTCCATCCGAAGCATTCAACGAAACAGTGGAAGAATTGACCCAATCATTGATGCCATTGGTAGCTGAAAATGGAATGGACTGGATGTATGCCAACTGTTCAACTACCGCTCAACGTGGTGCGCTTGACTGGTGGAAACCTTTCCGTGATGCTACTAAGCCTGTTTTCGAACAACTTTACAACTCTGTAAAAAGTGGCGAGCAAGCGACAATCTCTATCACACGTAACTCACAACCCGACTACCGTGTGAAACTGGAAGTTGAATTGGCAGAATTGCGTGACTCAGAAATGTGGCAGGCAGGTTCTACGGTTCGTGGCCTTCGTCCGGAACGTAGCTAA
- the ilvN gene encoding acetolactate synthase small subunit codes for MTSYTICVFTENTIGILNKITTIFTRRRINIDSLTVSETERKGISRFTIVIHHESREAVEKLVRQIRKVIEVLAVFGYLNDDIVYNEIAMFKISTPIGAKPLDIETINKVYKAWVVYWHLTYVIIQKTGTEEEIFEFFDYIKPHEILEFVRSGRVAVSKSPQTLVDYLPEAEWEYYQ; via the coding sequence ATGACATCATACACCATCTGTGTCTTTACTGAAAATACCATTGGTATTCTGAATAAGATCACAACGATTTTTACCCGCAGACGGATCAACATTGACAGCTTAACGGTTTCTGAGACAGAACGTAAGGGTATATCACGCTTTACAATCGTCATTCATCACGAATCCCGCGAGGCAGTGGAGAAACTGGTCCGCCAGATTCGTAAAGTGATAGAAGTACTGGCTGTTTTTGGGTATCTCAATGACGATATCGTGTACAACGAAATTGCAATGTTCAAAATTTCGACACCTATCGGAGCCAAACCGCTTGACATTGAAACAATTAATAAAGTGTACAAGGCTTGGGTCGTTTACTGGCACCTTACTTATGTAATCATTCAGAAAACGGGTACGGAAGAAGAGATTTTTGAATTCTTTGACTATATCAAACCTCACGAAATTCTGGAATTTGTAAGATCGGGACGGGTAGCGGTGAGCAAATCGCCTCAAACCCTGGTAGATTATCTTCCGGAAGCTGAATGGGAGTATTATCAATAG
- the ilvB gene encoding biosynthetic-type acetolactate synthase large subunit encodes MEFNENQTQTIQAAEPAVAVAKPELINGSHAVIQSLIAEGVETIFGYPGGAIMPVYDAIYDYQDQVNHILVRHEQGAAHAAEGFARTTGEVGVCLVTSGPGATNLVTGIADAIIDSTPMVCIVGQVASHLLGTDAFQETDVMGITIPITKWNYQITYADEIPEIIAKAFYIAKSGRPGPVLIDITKDAQQKLMTKPFAHKKCEKLISYHPRLAPKEDQVAAAAKLINQAKRPFLFFGHGVQIAKAEEQLIKFIEKTDIPAASTLLGLSSVSVDHPNYVGWLGMHGNYGTNVLTNQCDLIIAVGMRFDDRVTGDLSRYAKQAKVVHIEIDPAEIDKIMKADAPVVGDAKIALEMLLPLVKENNHEGWRAEFKKFDVIEDQKITQPELAPTTEKIKMAEVIRTLSNKTKGEAVIVADVGQHQMMTARYYQFKKANSFITSGGLGTMGYALPAAFGAKVGAPDREVVAIIGDGCFQMTIQELGTIAQSGLPVKIIILNNNFLGMVRQWQQLFHAKRYSFVELQNPDFITIAKGFGINGHTCSARENLNDSLDTMLASDKPYLLEVLVEKEENVFPMVPTGACVADIRLE; translated from the coding sequence ATGGAATTTAATGAAAATCAAACACAAACAATTCAGGCTGCTGAGCCGGCGGTTGCAGTAGCAAAGCCGGAACTGATCAATGGTTCTCACGCGGTAATCCAGTCGCTGATAGCAGAAGGTGTCGAAACCATTTTCGGCTATCCGGGTGGTGCGATCATGCCTGTGTATGACGCTATCTACGATTATCAGGACCAGGTGAACCACATTCTGGTGCGTCACGAGCAAGGTGCTGCACACGCTGCCGAAGGTTTTGCACGCACCACCGGTGAGGTAGGTGTGTGTCTGGTAACATCAGGACCGGGAGCGACAAACCTTGTGACCGGGATCGCTGACGCGATTATCGACTCTACGCCAATGGTCTGCATTGTAGGGCAGGTAGCTTCGCATTTGTTGGGTACCGATGCATTTCAGGAAACGGACGTGATGGGAATTACCATTCCTATTACCAAGTGGAATTACCAGATCACTTACGCGGATGAAATTCCTGAAATTATTGCAAAAGCATTTTATATAGCCAAATCTGGCCGTCCGGGACCGGTATTGATTGACATTACCAAGGATGCGCAACAGAAATTGATGACTAAGCCTTTTGCTCACAAAAAATGTGAAAAACTGATTAGCTATCACCCACGTCTGGCTCCGAAAGAAGATCAGGTGGCTGCTGCTGCGAAATTGATCAACCAGGCGAAACGTCCGTTCCTGTTTTTCGGTCACGGTGTTCAAATCGCTAAGGCTGAGGAGCAATTGATCAAATTTATTGAGAAAACAGATATTCCTGCGGCTTCAACATTATTGGGACTGTCCTCTGTGTCAGTTGATCACCCGAATTACGTAGGCTGGCTGGGAATGCACGGGAACTACGGTACCAATGTGCTGACGAATCAGTGTGACCTCATTATTGCAGTGGGTATGCGTTTCGATGACCGCGTAACCGGAGATTTGAGCCGCTATGCGAAACAGGCGAAAGTCGTTCACATTGAAATTGATCCTGCGGAAATTGATAAAATCATGAAAGCAGACGCTCCTGTTGTGGGAGACGCGAAAATTGCTTTGGAAATGTTGCTGCCCCTCGTGAAGGAAAACAATCACGAAGGTTGGAGAGCGGAGTTCAAAAAGTTCGATGTGATTGAAGATCAGAAGATCACGCAACCTGAACTGGCGCCTACTACCGAGAAAATCAAGATGGCGGAGGTGATCCGTACACTTTCGAATAAAACCAAAGGTGAGGCAGTAATAGTAGCTGATGTGGGCCAGCACCAGATGATGACGGCTCGTTACTATCAGTTCAAAAAGGCGAATTCGTTTATCACTTCCGGTGGATTGGGTACAATGGGTTATGCATTACCAGCTGCTTTCGGAGCGAAGGTAGGAGCGCCGGACCGTGAAGTAGTGGCGATCATTGGCGACGGATGTTTCCAGATGACCATTCAGGAACTGGGTACCATTGCACAAAGTGGCTTGCCTGTGAAGATCATTATCCTGAATAACAACTTCCTTGGAATGGTGCGCCAGTGGCAACAGCTTTTTCATGCAAAACGCTATTCGTTTGTAGAGCTTCAAAACCCTGATTTTATCACGATTGCCAAAGGTTTCGGTATCAACGGGCACACTTGTTCGGCGCGCGAAAACCTGAACGATTCACTGGATACGATGCTCGCTTCCGACAAGCCGTATTTGCTGGAAGTATTGGTGGAAAAAGAAGAGAACGTTTTCCCGATGGTTCCAACCGGAGCTTGTGTGGCGGATATCAGACTTGAATAA
- the ilvD gene encoding dihydroxy-acid dehydratase gives MATELNKFSKTLTQEVTNPAAQAMLYGIGLKEEDFAKPQIGIASTGYEGNPCNMHLNGLSVYVKQGVTANDMVGLIFNTIGVSDGMTNGNDGMRYSLPSRDIIADSIETVVAAQWYDGVIAVVGCDKNMPGAVMAMARLDRPAIMVYGGTIRSGHYKGQKLDIVSAFEALGKKFANNISDEDFKGVIQNSIPGQGACGGMYTANTMAASIEAMGMSLPFSSSYPATHEGKQEECKKIGAAMKNLLELNITPKEIITKKSLENALTVVMALGGSTNAALHYLAIARSAGLWLTLDDIQAISDRTPFIADLKPSGKYYMEDILAIGGVPAITKYLYSKGLIHGDCITVTGKTVAENLAEAPDLDFDTQKMVFPLEQAIKSSGHIQIMYGNLTPTGAVAKITGKEGMTFDGEAKVCEHESEIITMLSKGEIKAGHVVVIRNAGPKGGPGMSEMLKPTSAVMGAGLGDKIALITDGRFSGGTHGFVVGHITPEAFDGGPIALVKDGDRISIDANTRQLTLHISDEEMAARKALWVQPAPRFTKGMLGRYIRTVKSASEGCVTDEA, from the coding sequence GAACTAAACAAATTTTCAAAAACCCTTACTCAGGAAGTTACCAATCCGGCTGCGCAGGCAATGCTTTACGGCATCGGGTTAAAGGAAGAAGATTTTGCAAAACCACAGATTGGGATTGCCAGTACAGGTTATGAGGGAAACCCTTGTAACATGCATTTGAATGGTCTTTCAGTGTATGTGAAGCAAGGCGTTACTGCCAATGATATGGTAGGCCTTATTTTTAATACAATCGGCGTTTCCGACGGGATGACCAACGGAAATGACGGTATGCGTTACTCTTTGCCAAGCCGCGACATTATCGCTGATTCCATTGAAACGGTTGTTGCCGCGCAATGGTACGACGGTGTGATTGCAGTAGTAGGTTGCGATAAAAACATGCCCGGTGCTGTTATGGCGATGGCTCGTCTGGACCGTCCGGCGATCATGGTCTATGGCGGAACGATCCGCTCGGGACATTATAAAGGACAAAAACTGGATATCGTTTCTGCATTTGAGGCACTCGGTAAAAAGTTTGCGAATAATATTTCAGACGAAGATTTCAAAGGAGTTATACAAAATTCAATCCCTGGCCAGGGAGCTTGCGGTGGAATGTACACTGCCAATACCATGGCTGCTTCTATCGAGGCGATGGGAATGAGCTTGCCGTTTAGCAGTTCTTACCCGGCTACCCACGAAGGCAAGCAGGAAGAGTGCAAAAAAATCGGCGCTGCAATGAAAAACCTTTTGGAACTGAATATCACTCCAAAGGAAATTATCACTAAAAAGTCCCTAGAAAACGCATTGACAGTGGTTATGGCGCTTGGAGGTTCTACCAATGCAGCATTGCACTATCTGGCGATCGCACGTTCAGCAGGACTTTGGCTGACATTGGACGACATTCAGGCGATTTCGGATCGCACACCTTTTATCGCGGATCTGAAACCAAGCGGTAAGTACTACATGGAAGATATTTTGGCGATTGGCGGTGTTCCTGCTATTACCAAGTATTTATATTCCAAAGGCTTGATCCACGGAGATTGCATCACAGTGACAGGCAAAACGGTTGCTGAAAACCTTGCAGAAGCGCCTGATCTGGATTTTGACACACAAAAAATGGTTTTCCCTCTGGAACAAGCAATCAAATCAAGCGGCCACATTCAGATCATGTATGGCAATCTTACGCCAACTGGTGCTGTTGCGAAAATTACAGGGAAAGAAGGGATGACTTTCGACGGAGAGGCTAAGGTTTGTGAGCATGAGTCGGAAATTATTACAATGCTGTCAAAAGGAGAGATCAAAGCAGGACATGTGGTAGTGATCCGTAATGCAGGCCCAAAAGGCGGACCAGGAATGTCGGAAATGTTGAAACCTACGTCTGCTGTAATGGGAGCGGGATTGGGCGACAAGATCGCATTGATCACGGATGGGCGTTTTTCAGGCGGAACACACGGTTTCGTAGTAGGCCACATTACACCGGAAGCATTTGACGGCGGACCGATTGCACTGGTAAAGGACGGCGACCGAATTAGCATCGACGCAAATACGCGCCAATTGACATTGCATATTTCCGACGAAGAAATGGCAGCTCGCAAAGCACTGTGGGTTCAGCCCGCGCCACGTTTTACAAAAGGAATGTTAGGAAGATATATCCGCACCGTGAAGTCAGCGAGCGAAGGCTGTGTGACCGACGAAGCGTAA